In Blastococcus saxobsidens DD2, the genomic stretch CTGAGTCGGCCTCAAGGCGCCCAGGGATATGACAGGAGCGCCGGTCCGGGGTGTTGCGCTCATCATCACGGCAACCGTCCGGCCGGTTGCTTCCGGGCTCACCGCCGGAAGGCTCGCTCGCCGCGGACCCACGTCTCGGCGACCCGCACCTGGTCGATCTCGCTCGAGGGCACGGAGAAGACGTCTCGCTCGAGCACGACGAAGGTGCCCTCGGCGCCAGGCCGGATGACGCCGACCGGCTCGATGGGCGATACCCCTGCTGCGCGTCCGGTGTAGAGCAGGATCGCCTGCGCGACCGTGACCGCCTCGGCCGGGTTGAACGACGCGCCGTTGTGGGCCTGCCGTAGCACCGCCGCCTTGATGGAGACGAACACGTCGTCCGCTTCCGACCAGGCCGTCGCGGGGTGGTCGGACGACAGCGCGGTGGCCGGCACCCGCTCGTAGAACGACCGGATCGGATAGGCGACGGCGAGCTGTTGCGGCGACAGGCTCCGCGCGTAGCTGTCGTACTCGGCGAAGAAGAAGATGGAATGGCTGACCACGCCGAACGACATCCGGGATGCTTCGAGCCGGTCGAGCAACTCGGCGGAGAAGAGCGTGGCGTGCTCGAGCCGGACCGACGGGCGCTCGCCCATCCACGGCTCCTCGTCCCCGACCACGTCGACGACCCGATGGAGTGCTCGGTCGCCCATGGCGTGGATCGCGACCTGAATCCGGTTGCGGCGGGCCCAGGCGACAGCCGCCCGGAGCTCGTCGTCCGAGCAGGTGCGGATGCCGTGGTCGCATGTGCCGGGGTAGGCGTCGTCGGTCCAGGCGGTGCGGTCGGAGTAGGCGCCGTCCATGAGCACCTTGAGGCCGGCGACCCGCATCCGTCCGGTGCGGTCGTCGTTGCTCAGGTCGGGCATGCCGGAGTCGCGAACGTCGGTCCAGCCGTAGTACAGCCCGCACTGGGGGACCAGGCTTGCCTGCTCCGCGTCGCGGTAGAGCCGCAGCGGTTCGGGGACGAAGGTCGCCATCAGGTCGTCGACGGCGACGATGCCGCGCGCCAGGAGGCGTCGGTTCAGCCCGGCCAGACGGGTGACCAGCTCCTCGTGCTTCAGCGGGGGGCGAAGGGCCAGCACCGCGTCGAATGCGGCCCGCTCCGCGAGCAGGCCGGTGAGGGTGCCGGACGCGTCGCGGCCGATCCGCCCGTTCTCCGGATCGGGGGTGTCCGGAGTGATGCCGGCCAGTTCCAGGGCACGGCTGTTGCAGACGACCGAGTGCCCGTCGCAGCGTCGGACGACGATCGGCTGCGTGGCGGAGACGGCGTCCAGGTCCGAGGCGGTGGGCTT encodes the following:
- a CDS encoding amidohydrolase, encoding MTTRLFVNGKVFTGTGEDDFASAFRITDGAFSWVGDTADVTGEEATDLGGATVLPGFLDVHAHPSFTATLADAVPLLPPDVDSLAALLDRLRAHPDIGTDRWIEGFGFDESRYPERRKPTASDLDAVSATQPIVVRRCDGHSVVCNSRALELAGITPDTPDPENGRIGRDASGTLTGLLAERAAFDAVLALRPPLKHEELVTRLAGLNRRLLARGIVAVDDLMATFVPEPLRLYRDAEQASLVPQCGLYYGWTDVRDSGMPDLSNDDRTGRMRVAGLKVLMDGAYSDRTAWTDDAYPGTCDHGIRTCSDDELRAAVAWARRNRIQVAIHAMGDRALHRVVDVVGDEEPWMGERPSVRLEHATLFSAELLDRLEASRMSFGVVSHSIFFFAEYDSYARSLSPQQLAVAYPIRSFYERVPATALSSDHPATAWSEADDVFVSIKAAVLRQAHNGASFNPAEAVTVAQAILLYTGRAAGVSPIEPVGVIRPGAEGTFVVLERDVFSVPSSEIDQVRVAETWVRGERAFRR